A window of Gossypium raimondii isolate GPD5lz chromosome 7, ASM2569854v1, whole genome shotgun sequence genomic DNA:
taaaaaaaaaaaaagagtttaacTTAGATTAGAATTTATCCTAAAAATTCACTTTTTAAGCATCCAATAGTATCATGTCGCACCATATTTTTTTAGAGTACATGAAGAATATAATACATCAAGAAGCATTAAATTAACtagtattactatttttaactctaaaattaataaattaatctatttttaaataaaatcctaaaactcTAAACTTTAGATCCTAATGTCACCCTtttcataaaatcataaattttaaaattctaaatttttaatccGACTAGTCCATAACCATTGCATTACTATGATGacttgttaaatttatttaattagggttAAGAtgttattaagaaaaattgatGGAAGGGACACATTTTGATTGAAGTCTAAATGTATAGTAGAAtcctaatttattttagttattaaaatttaaattacgaatacattgatattttattattaatataatttaattttttcgagaGAGATGAGTTTATTAATAAAGGAgagatttttttactttttatttaaaggtattagattagtttttttttcttccaaatgCTGGATGATGAGGATAGATGAAAGAGTGGATCGGACTTGGATTTTTGAAACCTTTTAATGGGCCTAAATAGAGTTTAGAATACATGCTCCACTTTAAACTCAATTTCCAACTTCCAGCCCTAGAAACATACATTCTCTTCAGCTCTTTTCACTCTTCTCAAACTACACGGAGACGCGGCCGCCATTTTTGGTTCCAGGTAaactttccttttcctttccaACTTTAGATCCAACATctcttttctctattttgttGTCTTCTGAGAAAGAATCAGTTGTTTCTACATTTTCTTATGgttagaataattttaatatcagCAGAACAAAATTGGGTTTTGGTTTGAATGATGTAAGAGAATAGGAAGAGGTGtcattttgagaaattaatGCTTACAAGTTACAATCATGAGCTGCTTGGTTTTTAAAATCTGATTTGCAGCAACTTGGATTTGGAAGAATGGTGAGAGTCAGCGTTTTGAACGACGCACTCAAGAGCATGTATAATGCAGAAAAGAGGGGCAAACGACAGGTTATGATCAGGCCTTCCTCAaaagtcatcatcaaattccTTTTGGTCATGCAAAAGCATGGTTTGCTCTCCACcgtttcctttttttaaaatctataattgATACGAAAATGCTGATACATTTAACCTTTTGATTCCCTTTTTAGGTTACATTGAGAGTTTGAGTATGTTGATGATCACAGAGCTGGCAAGATTGTGGTTGAACTCAATGGGAGACTCAACAAGTGTGGGGTGATTAGTCCTCGTTTCGATGTCGGTGTCAAAGAGATCGAGGGTTGGACCGCTAGGCTACTTCCTTCCAGACAGGTTAGCTTGGACACTTCTGATTTATGCTGTCATACAGTTGGTCGAGTGACATGTCTTGCATTTATTCTCATAGTCCACTAGATAAGATTTTATGGGTGACATAAGTTAATGGAAGGTTCAATCAGTTCAAATGAGATAGAATATTATGGGATCTATGTGTCTTCTTATTGCAGTTTGGGTATATTGTGCTTACCACATCTGCTGGCATCATGGACCACGAAGAAGCTAGAAGAAAGAATGTTGGTGGAAAAGTACTTGGTTTCTTCTATTGAGGCAAATTTcttagatttttcatttttgtttgaaGTTTCTCTTCATCTAGAACCTCTGTTGGTACCgatttcaattcatatttagGGGATTACGAGGTTTTGGTTCGTTTGCCTTTTTGTCGTCTGATAGTTTGAAGTTGGCCCGTTAAGGTTTCTGTACCCagttttttcacaattttataactttgcatattatcctttttctttttctcatgaTTTGGTTGATGATTATTATATTTCAAGGCGTAATGGTATACTGGAGAACTATTGAGAATGATTAAGGTTTACATCTCCTTGTACTTTTGGACTTTTGTTCctccacttttattttatgtcttgTTTGGTAACTTGAAAATTTGCATTCGGATTTTATTTAATGTGGAAATGGTGAGAATGAAATgcatatatgttaaaaatgtataaaaacatGGATTTGTCaaatccaaaattgttttaaggatttcaaaatcatttctAACTAAGTCTCCAAGGGTTTAAgaaagtattattttttaaagatttttataattttaaatcattaataattaGAATAATGGCGAGTTCATCATGGGTAAACGTTGAGGgcaaaatatattgaatattttagaaataacgTCAACTTAATAGGATatgtaaaatattaagaattaaatttgttatcataCTAATCAAAATAAAGTTACATCAGTATTCTTTTTTGTGactaaatacattttaataacAAAGTGACTAGAATTGAAAATTCACTTATCCGGAGtgacaaaattaacaaaacagaaaaattacctttaaataatttaccttGAGTAACTATTTAAATGATTTAcctttatgtttttatgttaacCATACCAAAAATGTATCAAGTTGGTCATtattcttaatatttaaaattttataattataaaatattataaaattatagaaattatcaaaaaccgaacaaattACATACCTCAATCAAGCAAAATGAGTGCCGAACCTAGcttgctctttttctttttttcttttgtagttTCGGCAATAGAAAGATGAACATGCAAGTATTTTAcctatgttttattataataacatatttttttttctaattttacaaaactaacctttataatttaatatgaaaaccATATATTATAAACCCAAAACTGTCCACTCAAATAACCAAGGGTCAAATAACCACTTAAGGgcttcataattaattaattgtagcAAATAAACACTTAAACAATTAGTATGCCACTATTGTATTTTAcacgattaagtccttttatcaaattaactatccaatcggtaaaattttatgagttcgaatttgtggtcccgaaagcactgttccgactagggtctaaaccgaGCTGTTACAGAAACCACCATTTTCAACACCGctaaaaaacgggttgttacaacctATGTATCCAAGTCCTTTTACTAGGGTTCATCAGGCGAAATGGTTTAGATGAAATTGAGATTCTAAAATGGGATGAAACGAACTTCGCATCCAAATTGAAAGTCATTGAATGAATTGATCATGAAAAATTGATTGAAGTGATACCTTTGACATGTATATAAttgtattatttcttgattgaaCGAGTTTATAAGACAAGTTACATAAATGTGACATGGATTGGCATGTTAAGTGATTGTAGGATTAAATGATCTTGATTGTAAGTTAATGCTCACCTTGTTGGTGTTTTGATTGCCATGTTTAGCTAAAGTTATTCTAAGCTAAGGTAGCTTATAATGATTaggtaaaaaaataatgaagtaTTGTATTatacttatgaacttactaagcatccTATATGCTTACCTTTTTTGTTTCATGTCCCCAGAGATCGTCACCTTACGAACTTGTCAAGTCGGATCGTCTCAAGCTCACACTATCACCGAATCGATAGTTATGCGATCATTTTGAATCTAGAGTTGTGCACGTATATAAGTGTCTTGATGTGTGCCTTAAGTGTTTACTACTTGACTATTATGACATAACCAATTTATAAAATGTGTTGCCTTtgtgattttatacatatatggtgttggatatatatattgtgcaagaataagtgatgatatataatcaaaacataTGTTTGGTATGTGGAATGATATAGATTAGGGTAGAAAAGGGTAGCTTGGATAATGAATGATTGAGTTGGATGTATATTTGTAATTGATACCTAGAAATATTATTGAAATGTGTGACTTATACTTAGTTTTTGAAGTTCATGTTGAAGACCTATAAGTCATTGATGTGTATAATGTGCATATCTATATGTTTTTGAAGTGGAATGACATGCTTCAATTTGGTATGGCATAGGTAAAAATTGGTATTTGGCATGTAATGTTGTAAATTGGTTTTGAATAAATTGAGATCATGTTTGAGTTGGATTTAGTTGGAATTGGTTGGGTGACTTGTTGACATGAAATGGTATgatttttgctttgttttaatGGTTTAAGATGTTGAGAATCAATCAAGGTAGCTTTGCATATCTTGGATTGAAACCAAATTGTATTTTTGGCTAAAACAGGGTCACATCTCGACGATCAACATCCCTCGTCGCAACGTCGGCCAACAGTAAGTGATGTCACGATGTCGAAATGCATGAAGTCACTACATGACTTACTGAGTTGGCGACGTCACGATGTAGAAATAGTGAAGTCACGACATCggtcttgaaatttcaaaattttacaatttggtcctaattcatgtACGATCTaataaaagagctttcgtaagcttgtGTGGAACTTAGAAATgattgtaatattatatttagaatgTGAATACTTGTTTGCATATGTTATTGGTCAGATGTTGTCAAATTGTCTGAAGTTACTCCGGTAAAGATTGTAGCATCCTATAGCCCGAATTCGTTGACCGGGTCAGGCGAGGGTGTTACAATAGTAActattaaaattcatcaaataaaaattaaaaaccaaattaaatcacCTCCATTGAAttgtgtttgataaattaaacacacaattaaacaaattcataattaacaCTAAATTCATTCTATTAACAGGACtatgaaaaattcaaacctaTTGATATTGACAATTAATGTAACATCCTGAAAGTCAGTAGTGTCGAAAATTGTATTTTCAGGGCTCTGCTTTCGTAAATcgaactcataaatatttttatttaatatttacgaaaatgCGTTggaagtgaattgaatttcgAGCAAGTAATTTCGATGAAATAATGTTTAATTAGAGTACAGTGGCTAAATCAAAAAAGGGTCAAAAGTctaattattaatgaaatataattataatggTGGTCGACTAAGATTTATAGTACATGTTATACATATGTTAAAACTTAcgttattattaaaataaaataaaaacaaaaaggttAGTGGATTGAAATAGAATGTGACTAttctcttttcaaattttcttcttctttcgaAACAAGAAGgaacatggagaagaagaaaTGCACGACTAGGGTTCTTAGATTTCAAGCTCAAATTGCTAACGTCGATTCGAAATCCGCGAGAAATAAAGGgaaagacaagattgtcgacgAGTAGCTCGGAGTATacagtttgtgtttctataatccaaactaTTTCAATTGCTGTATTTGTACATTACATGGCATGGTAAGCTACAAGTTTAGTGTGATATATTGAAGtggttgaattgaatatttgtgCTATATATcgaattgaatattatttgaaatgtgaaattgtttttaattggaaataaaatatgttactatgtgcatatatatacatgtatgtgaTTGAATTATTGGATTGATGAAATTGTGTGATGGAATTGAGGAATTGGTTTATGAATTGAACCGAGAAATatgttaccctattaactgtttgGGCAGGGTTAggtataattggcatgccataggacaTGAAGAGTTCAGGGTTTTATGACTACATGTCGGGGAGTGCTAGGCACCCCATTTGTCGGTTATACCGACCAGTGCTAGGCACATCTATTTGTTAGTTTTACCGGCCAGGGCAGGGCACAATTCTTTTCTACGGATTTATCCGTTAGGCACTGGATGCCAAACATCGgcgtgttggttggatccgcaTATCCGTATATCCGCATATCCGCATATCCGAGTCTGAGTTATGTTAATAgtggaaaataaaaaggaaatgtgcaattgaaaatagaaatagaaatcaGAATTATGGTATGTGAAATGCTGGAAATAGAAATGGTTGTGAACTTGGgatgtttatataataaatgtatgaaatgaatgtgTGATGGTTTCTGAAATACTCATGTTTAAATGGATTAATGAAGTTATAAAAGGAGAATGAAGAGCTATATGTTTCTTTGcacttttctttttgcattttaatcttataaatgaatgttttgaaTTATGTTAGTTATTCGGATAATAGAACCACCCTTGAGTTGTACTCAGCGTACgatttatttttctcatgcgcaggttaggtacttatcGATACGATTGTCAATTCAACATCCAGCAGTAATCCCGAACTCAATTGTGGTGAATGCTTCTTTTTggtcttggcatgtacctaggatatttaaggtttaaaatGGCCATTTTGTATTTACTTAGCCGTTTGAGATTTgtgtaaatatgtataattgtgATGACAATGGTTATATGGTTGATAATTTGATGAGTTGCTTTGGTTATGTGTTTAATGTTTCCTTGGTTAGGAAAATAGCATGTTAGGCATTGTGTTTTGGTTAATGCTTAGTTTTGTCGGTGAAGGATATGCTTAGATTATATTAGAAAATGTTTGATAAGTTGGCGCTTAAATATGTTGTGTTGAAGGATTGGATATGTGTATGTATAGTGTGAAAATTTGAGGTAACAGTGAAGGTATATCGGCATGAATGAATTTGGTAAATTGGCTAGTCTTGAATTGTTGATTGAGGAGCCTATTTGTGGCATATAAGTTTGACACTTAGGATGATGGTTTTAATTGATGTTTTGGAGTTGATTTGAGTGCTTTTTGAGCAGGTTAAAATTTGGTTCAATGGTAGCTTGTGGTGTATGTGTTTTTAGATAATTTGCATGCTTTGAAAGACCTATTTCCAGGtacacatggcctgagacatggcttggcacatgatcgtgtgtcacacacgagcTAGTGGCACGACCGTGTGGTTTGAAAATTCTTAATGAATTTGGTGCACATGAgtacagtgagttacacggtttgCTCACACGATCGTATGACtcatgttttaagtttttttttccatattttatttcaaactaATCCCTGTTTGTTTCCAACTGATATTTAAGGTCCCATAAGCTCAATTTAAGGCCCATTTTATACGAATGATACGGCTAATGACTGGatattgattttgaattgtttttagtTGCTATCGGATTTGTAAATCGTTGTAATATCACGTGGCCCTATTTTGATGACGGagatgggttaagggtgttataatTAACTTCCCTAAAAATtcgaattaaacactaaaaagttaTTACCTTTAGGTGTAccaaattggacaaaaaaagaagaagcacaAGTACCCCCTTAAAAGAATATCAAACTCGAGTgccaaatgatatattaaaccaaaaaaataagtataattatcCTAAACATGAgttattctcttcttcttccttccattcttttagattttaatttactttagtTTTAACTTTAGTTTCACCACCATGAAATGAAGCTCTTTTCATTCAAACACAATCCCAATacattgatattttattattaatataatttaattttttcgagttaATAAAGGAgagatttttttactttttatttaaaggtattagattagttttttttttttccaaatgcTGGATGATGAGGATAGATGAAAGAGTAGATCGGACTTGGATTTTTGAAACCTTTTAATGGGCCTAAATAGAGTTTAGAATACATGCTCCACTTTAAACTCAATTTCCAACTTCCAGCCCTAGAAACATACATTCTCTTCAACTCTTTTCACTCTTCTCAAACTACACGGAGACGCGGCCGCCATTTTTGGTTCCAGGTAaactttccttttcctttccaACTTTAGATCCAACATctcttttctctattttgttGTCTTCTGAGAAAGAGTCAGTTGTGTCTACATTTTCTTATGgttagaataattttaatatcagCAGAACAAAATTGGGTTTTGGTTTGAATGATGTAAGAGAATAGGAAGAGGTGtcattttgagaaattaatGCTTACAAGTTACAATCATGAGCTGCTTGGTTTTTAAAATCTGATTTGCAGCAACTTGGATTTGGAAGAATGGTGAGAGTCAGCGTTTTGAACGACGCACTCAAGAGCATGTATAATGCAGAAAAGAGGGGCAAACGACAGGTTATGATCAGGCCTTCCTCAaaagtcatcatcaaattccTTTTGGTCATGCAAAAGCATGGTTTGCTCTCCACcgtttcctttttttaaaatctataattgATACGAAAATGCTGATACATTTAACCTTTTGATTCCCCTTTTTTAGGTTACATTGGAGAGTTTGAGTATGTTGATGATCACAGAGCTGGCAAGATTGTGGTTGAACTCAATGGGAGACTCAACAAGTGTGGGGTGATTAGTCCTCGTTTCGATGTCGGTGTCAAAGAGATCGAGGGTTGGACCGCTAGGCTACTTCCTTCCAGACAGGTTAGCTTGGACACTTCTGATTTATGCTGTCATACAGTTGGTCGAGTGACATGTCTTGCATTTATTCTCATAGTCCACTAGATAAGATTTTATGGGTGACATAAGTTAATGGAAGGTTCAATCAGTTCAAATGAGATAGAATATTATGGGATCTATGTGTCTTCTTATTGCAGTTTGGGTATATTGTGCTTACCACATCTGCTGGCATCATGGACCACGAAGAAGCTAGAAGAAAGAATGTTGGTGGAAAAGTACTTGGTTTCTTCTATTGAGGCAAATTTcttagatttttcatttttgtttgaaGTTTCTCTTCATCTAGAACCTCTGTTGGTACCgatttcaattcatatttagGGGATTACGAGGTTTTGGTTCGTTTGCCTTTTTGTCGTCTGATAGTTTGAAGTTGGCCCGTTAAGGTTTCTGTACCCagttttttcacaattttataactttgcatattatccttttcttttctcatgATTTGGTTGATGATTATTATATTTCAAGGCGTAATGGTATACTGGAGAACTATTGAGAATGATTAAGGTTTACATCTCCTTGTACTTTTGGACTTTTGTTCctccacttttattttatgtcttgTTTGGTAACTTGAAAATTTGCATTCGGATTTTATTTAATGTGGAAATGGTGAGAATGAAATGCATATAtgttaaaatgtataaaaacatGGATTTGTCaaatccaaaattgttttaaggatttcaaaatcatttctAACTAAGTCTCCAAGGGTTTAAGAAAGTATTATGAATGTTACatcaatttatactatttttaaatctaaattttaagattCTAGTTTTTGAATGCTACTTTTAAGGATTTAGTCAGTTTTCAGATTTAAAAATGTAACTTTAATTGTTAGCATTGTTAAAGTCTTGAAAAATCTGAAATGTAAGATGGATTaactttgaaatttataaaagtacCAAGGATTGGAGCCTATTTTAACCTGATCATAACTCTACCGGTTACATGGCTGAATATctttatgaaagaaaatatgcataatttCACTAAATCTAGAAAGCTTCAAAATATTCTAAGGAGGAGGAAAGTTTAAATCTAtgctataaatatttattttcataa
This region includes:
- the LOC105791111 gene encoding 40S ribosomal protein S15a-1 isoform X1, producing MLHFKLNFQLPALETYILFNSFHSSQTTRRRGRHFWFQQLGFGRMVRVSVLNDALKSMYNAEKRGKRQVMIRPSSKVIIKFLLVMQKHGYIGEFEYVDDHRAGKIVVELNGRLNKCGVISPRFDVGVKEIEGWTARLLPSRQFGYIVLTTSAGIMDHEEARRKNVGGKVLGFFY
- the LOC105791111 gene encoding 40S ribosomal protein S15a-1 isoform X2 translates to MLHFKLNFQLPALETYILFSSFHSSQTTRRRGRHFWFQQLGFGRMVRVSVLNDALKSMYNAEKRGKRQVMIRPSSKVIIKFLLVMQKHGYIGEFEYVDDHRAGKIVVELNGRLNKCGVISPRFDVGVKEIEGWTARLLPSRQFGYIVLTTSAGIMDHEEARRKNVGGKVLGFFY